In one Drosophila pseudoobscura strain MV-25-SWS-2005 chromosome X, UCI_Dpse_MV25, whole genome shotgun sequence genomic region, the following are encoded:
- the LOC6901567 gene encoding uncharacterized protein isoform X2, with amino-acid sequence MCIYPVYVDTITVIAQIMGSAASRRLSAAEKAVIQAESGFSIFRIGYLFDIYESLRKKNGVVQKKDLMHCPPLAGHPLANAILDRRLNPSKGFRHFINTLEPFQRRTPVERKLLALLRLFDNNADDKLSSDECFDLLLRLPCTQREFRAMRRKLNRMLVEKAKECARKMVRQRAERQAERMVKEEAFKLVPEWDQKNKKKSKMKAQKMPQKQFEEEEDLISTWDQIHFEDLIYITRGMDLQDSLSLRFPQATEPTCPHAHWQWE; translated from the exons ATGTGCATTTATCCTGTATATGTAGATACAATAACCGTAATAGCGCAAATAATGGGTTCGGCTGCGTCGAGGCGACTGTCTGCCGCCGAGAAGGCCGTGATCCAGGCGGAGTCGGGATTCTCGATATTCCGTATTGGCTACCTGTTTGATATTTACGAGTCCCTGAGAAAGAAAAACGGGGTGGTGCAGAAGAAGGATCTAATGCACTGCCCCCCACTGGCCGGCCATCCCTTGGCCAATGCGATCTTGGACCGCAGGCTTAACCCTTCGAAAGGTTTCCGGCACTTCATCAATACACTGGAGCCCTTCCAACGGAGGACGCCGGTGGAGCGGAAGCTGTTGGCCCTACTACGCCTATTCGATAACAACGCGGACGACAAGCTCTCATCCGACGAGTGCTTCGATCTGCTCCTGCGATTGCCGTGCACGCAGCGGGAGTTTCGGGCCATGCGGCGGAAGCTCAACCGGATGCTGGTGGAGAAGGCGAAAGAGTGTGCAAGGAAAATGGTTCGTCAGCGGGCTGAGAGGCAGGCCGAGAGAATGGTTAAAGAGGAGGCTTTTAAGCTGGTTCCGGAGTGGGATCAGAAG AATAAGAAGAAGTCGAAGATGAAAGCACAAAAGATGCCGCAGAAGCAGtttgaggaagaggaggatCTGATATCTACTTGGGATCAAATCCATTTCGAGGACCTTATCTACATTACAAGGGGCATGGACCTGCAggactctctctcgctgcgcTTCCCCCAAGCCACAGAGCCGACATGCCCACACGCCCACTGGCAGTGGGAGTGA
- the LOC6901567 gene encoding uncharacterized protein isoform X1, producing MCIYPVYVDTITVIAQIMGSAASRRLSAAEKAVIQAESGFSIFRIGYLFDIYESLRKKNGVVQKKDLMHCPPLAGHPLANAILDRRLNPSKGFRHFINTLEPFQRRTPVERKLLALLRLFDNNADDKLSSDECFDLLLRLPCTQREFRAMRRKLNRMLVEKAKECARKMVRQRAERQAERMVKEEAFKLVPEWDQKHQNKKKSKMKAQKMPQKQFEEEEDLISTWDQIHFEDLIYITRGMDLQDSLSLRFPQATEPTCPHAHWQWE from the exons ATGTGCATTTATCCTGTATATGTAGATACAATAACCGTAATAGCGCAAATAATGGGTTCGGCTGCGTCGAGGCGACTGTCTGCCGCCGAGAAGGCCGTGATCCAGGCGGAGTCGGGATTCTCGATATTCCGTATTGGCTACCTGTTTGATATTTACGAGTCCCTGAGAAAGAAAAACGGGGTGGTGCAGAAGAAGGATCTAATGCACTGCCCCCCACTGGCCGGCCATCCCTTGGCCAATGCGATCTTGGACCGCAGGCTTAACCCTTCGAAAGGTTTCCGGCACTTCATCAATACACTGGAGCCCTTCCAACGGAGGACGCCGGTGGAGCGGAAGCTGTTGGCCCTACTACGCCTATTCGATAACAACGCGGACGACAAGCTCTCATCCGACGAGTGCTTCGATCTGCTCCTGCGATTGCCGTGCACGCAGCGGGAGTTTCGGGCCATGCGGCGGAAGCTCAACCGGATGCTGGTGGAGAAGGCGAAAGAGTGTGCAAGGAAAATGGTTCGTCAGCGGGCTGAGAGGCAGGCCGAGAGAATGGTTAAAGAGGAGGCTTTTAAGCTGGTTCCGGAGTGGGATCAGAAG cATCAGAATAAGAAGAAGTCGAAGATGAAAGCACAAAAGATGCCGCAGAAGCAGtttgaggaagaggaggatCTGATATCTACTTGGGATCAAATCCATTTCGAGGACCTTATCTACATTACAAGGGGCATGGACCTGCAggactctctctcgctgcgcTTCCCCCAAGCCACAGAGCCGACATGCCCACACGCCCACTGGCAGTGGGAGTGA
- the LOC6901567 gene encoding uncharacterized protein isoform X3, whose product MGSAASRRLSAAEKAVIQAESGFSIFRIGYLFDIYESLRKKNGVVQKKDLMHCPPLAGHPLANAILDRRLNPSKGFRHFINTLEPFQRRTPVERKLLALLRLFDNNADDKLSSDECFDLLLRLPCTQREFRAMRRKLNRMLVEKAKECARKMVRQRAERQAERMVKEEAFKLVPEWDQKHQNKKKSKMKAQKMPQKQFEEEEDLISTWDQIHFEDLIYITRGMDLQDSLSLRFPQATEPTCPHAHWQWE is encoded by the exons ATGGGTTCGGCTGCGTCGAGGCGACTGTCTGCCGCCGAGAAGGCCGTGATCCAGGCGGAGTCGGGATTCTCGATATTCCGTATTGGCTACCTGTTTGATATTTACGAGTCCCTGAGAAAGAAAAACGGGGTGGTGCAGAAGAAGGATCTAATGCACTGCCCCCCACTGGCCGGCCATCCCTTGGCCAATGCGATCTTGGACCGCAGGCTTAACCCTTCGAAAGGTTTCCGGCACTTCATCAATACACTGGAGCCCTTCCAACGGAGGACGCCGGTGGAGCGGAAGCTGTTGGCCCTACTACGCCTATTCGATAACAACGCGGACGACAAGCTCTCATCCGACGAGTGCTTCGATCTGCTCCTGCGATTGCCGTGCACGCAGCGGGAGTTTCGGGCCATGCGGCGGAAGCTCAACCGGATGCTGGTGGAGAAGGCGAAAGAGTGTGCAAGGAAAATGGTTCGTCAGCGGGCTGAGAGGCAGGCCGAGAGAATGGTTAAAGAGGAGGCTTTTAAGCTGGTTCCGGAGTGGGATCAGAAG cATCAGAATAAGAAGAAGTCGAAGATGAAAGCACAAAAGATGCCGCAGAAGCAGtttgaggaagaggaggatCTGATATCTACTTGGGATCAAATCCATTTCGAGGACCTTATCTACATTACAAGGGGCATGGACCTGCAggactctctctcgctgcgcTTCCCCCAAGCCACAGAGCCGACATGCCCACACGCCCACTGGCAGTGGGAGTGA
- the LOC6901567 gene encoding uncharacterized protein isoform X4, with the protein MCIYPVYVDTITVIAQIMGSAASRRLSAAEKAVIQAESGFSIFRIGYLFDIYESLRKKNGVVQKKDLMHCPPLAGHPLANAILDRRLNPSKGFRHFINTLEPFQRRTPVERKLLALLRLFDNNADDKLSSDECFDLLLRLPCTQREFRAMRRKLNRMLVEKAKECARKMVRQRAERQAERMVKEEAFKLVPEWDQKVE; encoded by the exons ATGTGCATTTATCCTGTATATGTAGATACAATAACCGTAATAGCGCAAATAATGGGTTCGGCTGCGTCGAGGCGACTGTCTGCCGCCGAGAAGGCCGTGATCCAGGCGGAGTCGGGATTCTCGATATTCCGTATTGGCTACCTGTTTGATATTTACGAGTCCCTGAGAAAGAAAAACGGGGTGGTGCAGAAGAAGGATCTAATGCACTGCCCCCCACTGGCCGGCCATCCCTTGGCCAATGCGATCTTGGACCGCAGGCTTAACCCTTCGAAAGGTTTCCGGCACTTCATCAATACACTGGAGCCCTTCCAACGGAGGACGCCGGTGGAGCGGAAGCTGTTGGCCCTACTACGCCTATTCGATAACAACGCGGACGACAAGCTCTCATCCGACGAGTGCTTCGATCTGCTCCTGCGATTGCCGTGCACGCAGCGGGAGTTTCGGGCCATGCGGCGGAAGCTCAACCGGATGCTGGTGGAGAAGGCGAAAGAGTGTGCAAGGAAAATGGTTCGTCAGCGGGCTGAGAGGCAGGCCGAGAGAATGGTTAAAGAGGAGGCTTTTAAGCTGGTTCCGGAGTGGGATCAGAAGGTAG AATAA
- the LOC6901566 gene encoding uncharacterized protein isoform X2: MDLVDLKLENLWEYDPDTKTLKGNPQILYYRQPRATEYPLDLNKGYRRYIPRNGNFPRSFGLVQHHVMHLPKPRQVLEHMDFFLNRGTMLKFMGDRTYGKETNFAACRFKGCIYVRSLWEDQDERYTVPCVAKTYPFKARQYVFTRSPGALPRTDAPVDERKQVYGMFSAKLGSFRLLYSAEVSGVSNKEPLGDLNDPEVLKTCQLASLKIDKEGRRNNSAPLWLMQSYLGGIDQLAIANTNERGHVCRPIKVVSCAKLMSESQFNIHDRLQKLHKILEEISIKMSNKDNPHQELRFKMRQDSILFENRLTSIEPPGNFDQQFIDFINRL; this comes from the exons ATGGATCTGGTGGACCTAAAACTGGAGAATTTGTGGGAGTACGACCCCGATACGAAGACTTTGAAGGGAAACCCGCAGATTCTGTACTATCGCCAGCCGAGGGCCACTGAATATCCGCTGGACCTAAACAAGGGCTATAGACGGTACATCCCTCGAAATGGAAACTTTCCACGCTCCTTCGGCCTGGTCCAGCACCATGTGATGCATCTGCCCAAGCCGCGCCAGGTACTCGAACACATGGACTTCTTTCTCAATCGCGGAACAATGCTGAAATTCATGGGCGATCGGACTTACGGTAAAGAAACTAACTTTGCAGCCTGTCGCTTCAAGGGCTGCATCTATGTGCGGTCATTATGGGAAGATCAGGATGAGCGGTACACGGTTCCATGCGTGGCTAAAACCTATCCCTTCAAGGCACGCCAGTACGTTTTCACCC GTTCTCCGGGCGCGCTGCCGCGCACCGATGCCCCAGTGGATGAGCGGAAGCAAGTGTATGGAATGTTCTCGGCCAAATTGGGAAGCTTTCGCCTGCTCTACTCGGCAGAAGTTAGTGGCGTGTCGAACAAGGAACCACTTGGCGATCT AAACGATCCGGAGGTGCTAAAGACATGCCAGCTAGCTTCGCTGAAAATTGACAAAGAGGGCCGCCGGAATAATTCTGCGCCCTTATGGCTCATGCAGAGCTACTTGGGAGGCATCGATCAGCTGGCCATCGCCAACACCAATGAGCGTGGCCACGTGTGTCGACCAATAAAAGTGGTGTCCTGTGCCAAACTGATGAGT GAGAGCCAATTCAACATACACGATCGCCTCCAGAAACTGCATAAGATTCTCGAGGAGATCAGCATTAAGATGAGCAACAAGGACAATCCTCACCAGGAATTGAGATTCAAGATGCGTCAAGACtcgattttatttgaaaatcgcCTTACGTCGATTGAGCCTCCAGGGAATTTCGACCAGCAATTCATCGATTTTATCAATCGTTTGTAG
- the LOC6901566 gene encoding uncharacterized protein isoform X1: MDLVDLKLENLWEYDPDTKTLKGNPQILYYRQPRATEYPLDLNKGYRRYIPRNGNFPRSFGLVQHHVMHLPKPRQVLEHMDFFLNRGTMLKFMGDRTYGKETNFAACRFKGCIYVRSLWEDQDERYTVPCVAKTYPFKARQYVFTRSPGALPRTDAPVDERKQVYGMFSAKLGSFRLLYSAEVSGVSNKEPLGDLNDPEVLKTCQLASLKIDKEGRRNNSAPLWLMQSYLGGIDQLAIANTNERGHVCRPIKVVSCAKLMSQESQFNIHDRLQKLHKILEEISIKMSNKDNPHQELRFKMRQDSILFENRLTSIEPPGNFDQQFIDFINRL; the protein is encoded by the exons ATGGATCTGGTGGACCTAAAACTGGAGAATTTGTGGGAGTACGACCCCGATACGAAGACTTTGAAGGGAAACCCGCAGATTCTGTACTATCGCCAGCCGAGGGCCACTGAATATCCGCTGGACCTAAACAAGGGCTATAGACGGTACATCCCTCGAAATGGAAACTTTCCACGCTCCTTCGGCCTGGTCCAGCACCATGTGATGCATCTGCCCAAGCCGCGCCAGGTACTCGAACACATGGACTTCTTTCTCAATCGCGGAACAATGCTGAAATTCATGGGCGATCGGACTTACGGTAAAGAAACTAACTTTGCAGCCTGTCGCTTCAAGGGCTGCATCTATGTGCGGTCATTATGGGAAGATCAGGATGAGCGGTACACGGTTCCATGCGTGGCTAAAACCTATCCCTTCAAGGCACGCCAGTACGTTTTCACCC GTTCTCCGGGCGCGCTGCCGCGCACCGATGCCCCAGTGGATGAGCGGAAGCAAGTGTATGGAATGTTCTCGGCCAAATTGGGAAGCTTTCGCCTGCTCTACTCGGCAGAAGTTAGTGGCGTGTCGAACAAGGAACCACTTGGCGATCT AAACGATCCGGAGGTGCTAAAGACATGCCAGCTAGCTTCGCTGAAAATTGACAAAGAGGGCCGCCGGAATAATTCTGCGCCCTTATGGCTCATGCAGAGCTACTTGGGAGGCATCGATCAGCTGGCCATCGCCAACACCAATGAGCGTGGCCACGTGTGTCGACCAATAAAAGTGGTGTCCTGTGCCAAACTGATGAGT CAGGAGAGCCAATTCAACATACACGATCGCCTCCAGAAACTGCATAAGATTCTCGAGGAGATCAGCATTAAGATGAGCAACAAGGACAATCCTCACCAGGAATTGAGATTCAAGATGCGTCAAGACtcgattttatttgaaaatcgcCTTACGTCGATTGAGCCTCCAGGGAATTTCGACCAGCAATTCATCGATTTTATCAATCGTTTGTAG